One window from the genome of Garra rufa chromosome 1, GarRuf1.0, whole genome shotgun sequence encodes:
- the prpsap1 gene encoding phosphoribosyl pyrophosphate synthase-associated protein 1 isoform X1 yields MNVAKSGYRVFSANSTPACTELSKKITERLGVELGKSVVYQESNRETRVEIKESVRGQTIFIIQTIPRDVNTAIMELLIMAYALKTSCAKNIIGVIPYFPYSKQCKMRKRGSIVCKLLASMLAKAGLAHIITMDLHQKEIQGFFTFPVDNLRASPFLLQYIQEEIPDYRNAIIVAKSPSAAKRAQSYAERLRLGLAVMHGEAQCSESDMADGRHSPPCVRNTFGHSGLELPCKQQAPFPGIELPMMMAKEKPPITVVGDVGGRIAIIVDDIIDDVEDFVAAAEILKERGAYKIYIMATHGLLSADAPRLIEESAIDEVVVTNTVPHEVQKLQCPKIKTVDVSMILAEAIRRIHNGESMAYLFRNITVDD; encoded by the exons ATGAACGTGGCTAAAAGTGGTTATCGCGTTTTCTCGGCCAACTCTACGCCCGCGTGTACTGAACTCTCTAAGAAGATTACTGA GCGTCTTGGAGTCGAGCTGGGGAAATCTGTTGTTTACCAGGAGTCAAACAGAG AAACACGAGTTGAGATTAAAGAGTCTGTGAGAGGCCAAACAATCTTCATCATCCAAACCATTCCCAG AGATGTCAACACTGCTATTATGGAGCTGCTGATTATGGCCTATGCACTAAAGACCTCCTGTGCCAAGAACATCATCGGCGTGATTCCATACTTCCCCTACAGTAAACAGTGTAAGATGAGGAAGAGAGGATCTATAGTGTGCAAACTGCTTGCATCCATGTTGGCTAAAGCAG GTCTGGCTCATATAATCACCATGGATTTGCACCAAAAAGAGATCCAGGGCTTCTTTACATTCCCTGTTGACAATCTGCGAGCTTCTCCATTCCTGCTGCAGTACATTCAGGAGGAG ATTCCTGATTATAGAAACGCTATAATTGTCGCCAAGTCCCCATCTGCTGCAAAAAG GGCTCAGTCGTATGCAGAGCGCCTGCGTCTTGGTCTGGCCGTCATGCATGGGGAAGCTCAGTGTTCAGAGTCAGACATGGCAGATGGGCGGCATTCTCCTCCATGTGTCCGCAACACATTTGGTCACTCTGGCTTGGAGTTGCCAT GCAAACAACAAGCTCCGTTCCCAGGCATAGAGCTCCCAA TGATGATGGCCAAGGAGAAACCACCCATCACTGTTGTCGGAGATGTTGGAGGCCGCATCGCCATCATTGTC GATGACATTATAGATGATGTAGAAGACTTTGTGGCAGCAGCTGAGATTCTGAAAGAGAGAGGAGCTTATAAGATCTACATCATGGCCACCCATGGCCTCTTGTCTGCAGACGCCCCGCGCCTCATCGAGGAGTCCGCCATAGACGAA GTGGTGGTGACCAACACTGTCCCTCATGAGGTGCAAAAACTCCAGTGTCCTAAGATCAAGACAGTGGATGTTAGTATGATCCTGGCTGAGGCTATCCGACGCATTCACAACGGCGAGTCCATGGCCTACCTGTTCCGCAATATTACAGTAGACGACTAG
- the prpsap1 gene encoding phosphoribosyl pyrophosphate synthase-associated protein 1 isoform X2, with protein MNVAKSGYRVFSANSTPACTELSKKITERLGVELGKSVVYQESNRETRVEIKESVRGQTIFIIQTIPRDVNTAIMELLIMAYALKTSCAKNIIGVIPYFPYSKQCKMRKRGSIVCKLLASMLAKAGLAHIITMDLHQKEIQGFFTFPVDNLRASPFLLQYIQEEIPDYRNAIIVAKSPSAAKRAQSYAERLRLGLAVMHGEAQCSESDMADGRHSPPCVRNTFGHSGLELPLMMAKEKPPITVVGDVGGRIAIIVDDIIDDVEDFVAAAEILKERGAYKIYIMATHGLLSADAPRLIEESAIDEVVVTNTVPHEVQKLQCPKIKTVDVSMILAEAIRRIHNGESMAYLFRNITVDD; from the exons ATGAACGTGGCTAAAAGTGGTTATCGCGTTTTCTCGGCCAACTCTACGCCCGCGTGTACTGAACTCTCTAAGAAGATTACTGA GCGTCTTGGAGTCGAGCTGGGGAAATCTGTTGTTTACCAGGAGTCAAACAGAG AAACACGAGTTGAGATTAAAGAGTCTGTGAGAGGCCAAACAATCTTCATCATCCAAACCATTCCCAG AGATGTCAACACTGCTATTATGGAGCTGCTGATTATGGCCTATGCACTAAAGACCTCCTGTGCCAAGAACATCATCGGCGTGATTCCATACTTCCCCTACAGTAAACAGTGTAAGATGAGGAAGAGAGGATCTATAGTGTGCAAACTGCTTGCATCCATGTTGGCTAAAGCAG GTCTGGCTCATATAATCACCATGGATTTGCACCAAAAAGAGATCCAGGGCTTCTTTACATTCCCTGTTGACAATCTGCGAGCTTCTCCATTCCTGCTGCAGTACATTCAGGAGGAG ATTCCTGATTATAGAAACGCTATAATTGTCGCCAAGTCCCCATCTGCTGCAAAAAG GGCTCAGTCGTATGCAGAGCGCCTGCGTCTTGGTCTGGCCGTCATGCATGGGGAAGCTCAGTGTTCAGAGTCAGACATGGCAGATGGGCGGCATTCTCCTCCATGTGTCCGCAACACATTTGGTCACTCTGGCTTGGAGTTGCCAT TGATGATGGCCAAGGAGAAACCACCCATCACTGTTGTCGGAGATGTTGGAGGCCGCATCGCCATCATTGTC GATGACATTATAGATGATGTAGAAGACTTTGTGGCAGCAGCTGAGATTCTGAAAGAGAGAGGAGCTTATAAGATCTACATCATGGCCACCCATGGCCTCTTGTCTGCAGACGCCCCGCGCCTCATCGAGGAGTCCGCCATAGACGAA GTGGTGGTGACCAACACTGTCCCTCATGAGGTGCAAAAACTCCAGTGTCCTAAGATCAAGACAGTGGATGTTAGTATGATCCTGGCTGAGGCTATCCGACGCATTCACAACGGCGAGTCCATGGCCTACCTGTTCCGCAATATTACAGTAGACGACTAG